A DNA window from Streptomyces canus contains the following coding sequences:
- a CDS encoding zinc ribbon domain-containing protein has protein sequence MNAAPADQIRLLDVQDLDVRLQQLAHKRRSLPEHAEIESLTKDATQLRDLLVAAQTEESDTAREQTKAEQDVDQVRQRAARDQQRLDSGAVTSPKDLENLQREIVSLAKRQGDLEDIVLEVMERLESAQERVAELTERVASVQSKIEDATARRDAALESLDGEIASVTKEREVISGTVPADLLKLYDKLRAQQGGIGAAKLYQRTCQGCRQELAITDINEIRAAAPDTVVRCENCRRILVRTSESGL, from the coding sequence CTGAACGCCGCGCCCGCCGACCAGATCCGACTCCTCGACGTCCAGGACCTCGACGTCCGCCTCCAGCAGCTCGCCCACAAGCGCAGGTCGCTGCCCGAGCACGCCGAGATCGAGTCGCTCACCAAGGACGCCACCCAGCTGCGCGACCTCCTGGTGGCCGCCCAGACCGAGGAGAGCGACACCGCCCGCGAGCAGACCAAGGCCGAGCAGGACGTGGACCAGGTGCGCCAGCGCGCCGCCCGCGACCAGCAGCGCCTGGACTCCGGAGCCGTGACCTCGCCCAAGGACCTGGAGAACCTCCAGCGCGAGATCGTCTCCCTCGCCAAGCGCCAGGGCGACCTCGAGGACATCGTCCTGGAGGTCATGGAGCGGCTGGAGTCCGCGCAGGAGCGGGTGGCCGAGCTGACCGAGCGGGTCGCCTCCGTCCAGTCGAAGATCGAGGACGCGACCGCCCGCCGGGACGCGGCCCTCGAGTCGCTGGACGGCGAGATCGCCTCGGTGACCAAGGAGCGCGAGGTCATCTCCGGCACCGTCCCCGCCGATCTGCTCAAGCTCTACGACAAGCTCCGCGCGCAGCAGGGCGGCATCGGCGCGGCCAAGCTGTACCAGCGCACCTGCCAGGGCTGCCGCCAGGAGCTGGCCATCACCGACATCAACGAGATCCGCGCGGCGGCGCCCGACACCGTGGTGCGCTGCGAGAACTGCCGCCGGATCCTGGTGCGCACGTCCGAGTCCGGCCTGTAG
- a CDS encoding Nif3-like dinuclear metal center hexameric protein — protein sequence MPRLSEVIAALENLWPAERAESWDAVGTVVGDPDQEVTRVLFAVDPVQEIVDEAVKLGADLLVTHHPLYLRGTTTVAASHFKGRVVHTLIKNDIALHVAHTNADTADPGVSDALAGALDLRVVRPLVPDPTDTSGRRGLGRVCEVDPPMTVREIAARAAERLPATAQGIRVAGDPEATVRTIAVSGGSGDSLFDQVRASGVDAFLTADLRHHPVSEFIAARAHSPLALLDAAHWATEWPWCELAAAQLDEISDRHGWDLRVHVSRTVTDPWTSHSPSPGAPN from the coding sequence GTGCCCCGTCTGTCTGAAGTCATCGCCGCGCTGGAGAACCTGTGGCCCGCCGAGCGGGCCGAGTCCTGGGACGCGGTCGGCACCGTCGTGGGCGACCCCGACCAGGAGGTCACGCGGGTCCTCTTCGCTGTCGACCCGGTCCAGGAGATCGTCGACGAGGCGGTGAAGCTGGGCGCGGACCTGCTGGTCACCCACCATCCGCTGTACCTCCGGGGCACGACGACCGTGGCGGCCTCGCACTTCAAGGGCCGGGTCGTCCACACCCTCATCAAGAACGACATCGCGCTGCACGTCGCCCACACCAACGCGGACACCGCCGACCCGGGCGTCTCGGACGCGCTCGCGGGCGCGCTCGACCTCAGGGTCGTACGGCCGCTGGTGCCGGACCCGACGGACACGTCGGGGCGCCGGGGGCTGGGGCGGGTGTGCGAGGTCGACCCCCCGATGACCGTCCGCGAGATCGCCGCGCGGGCCGCCGAGCGCCTGCCCGCCACCGCGCAGGGCATCCGCGTGGCCGGCGATCCCGAGGCCACGGTCCGCACGATCGCCGTCAGCGGCGGCTCCGGCGACAGCCTCTTCGACCAGGTCCGCGCGTCCGGCGTCGACGCCTTCCTCACCGCGGACCTGCGCCACCACCCGGTGTCAGAGTTCATCGCGGCTCGCGCCCACAGTCCTCTCGCGCTGCTCGACGCGGCGCACTGGGCCACCGAGTGGCCCTGGTGCGAGCTGGCCGCCGCCCAGCTCGACGAGATCTCCGACCGCCACGGCTGGGACCTGCGCGTGCACGTCTCCAGGACGGTCACCGACCCCTGGACCAGCCACTCCCCTTCACCTGGAGCCCCCAACTGA
- a CDS encoding 3-oxoacyl-ACP reductase, translated as MTEPLPLEGLAAIVTGAGRGLGRAEALELARLGAAVIVNDYGQPGRDGSGEASAGPAEQVADEIRAAGGQAVAHTGDVADHQQAGVLVELAISEFGKLDILVNNAGILRDRMVFSMTEGEWDAVIRVHLKGHFNTTRFAAAHWRERSKAAGGPVYGRIVNTSSEAFLAGSAGQPNYAAAKGGIVGLTTSTALALAKYGVTANAICPRARTRMTEDVFAGLEQPESGLDPLAPEHVAPLVGYLASPAAERVNGQLMVVHGGMVAVVERPRVQAKFDSKQDTFTYDELDALLTPHYARRPAGETFAAAEVLGLKRE; from the coding sequence ATGACCGAGCCACTGCCACTCGAAGGGCTCGCGGCGATCGTCACCGGCGCCGGCCGGGGGCTGGGCCGGGCCGAGGCACTGGAACTGGCCCGGCTCGGCGCGGCCGTCATCGTCAACGACTACGGACAGCCGGGCCGGGACGGTTCCGGCGAGGCCTCCGCGGGCCCCGCCGAGCAGGTCGCCGACGAGATCCGGGCCGCAGGCGGACAGGCCGTCGCCCACACCGGGGACGTGGCCGACCACCAACAGGCCGGCGTGCTCGTCGAGTTGGCGATCAGCGAGTTCGGCAAGCTCGACATCCTCGTCAACAACGCGGGCATCCTGCGCGACCGCATGGTCTTCTCCATGACCGAGGGCGAGTGGGACGCGGTGATCCGGGTCCACCTCAAGGGCCACTTCAACACGACCCGGTTCGCGGCCGCCCACTGGCGGGAGCGGTCCAAGGCGGCGGGAGGGCCGGTGTACGGCCGTATCGTGAACACCTCCTCGGAGGCGTTCCTCGCCGGGTCCGCGGGGCAGCCCAACTACGCCGCCGCCAAAGGCGGAATCGTCGGGCTCACCACCTCGACGGCCCTCGCGCTCGCCAAGTACGGCGTGACCGCCAACGCCATCTGCCCGCGCGCCCGCACCCGGATGACCGAGGACGTCTTCGCCGGCCTCGAACAGCCCGAGTCGGGACTCGACCCCCTCGCCCCCGAGCATGTCGCCCCGCTCGTCGGCTACTTGGCCTCACCGGCCGCCGAGCGCGTCAACGGCCAGCTGATGGTCGTACACGGCGGGATGGTCGCGGTCGTCGAACGGCCGCGGGTGCAGGCCAAGTTCGACAGCAAGCAGGACACCTTCACCTACGACGAACTGGACGCCCTGCTCACCCCGCACTACGCGCGGCGGCCGGCGGGGGAGACGTTCGCGGCGGCCGAAGTGCTGGGACTCAAAAGGGAGTAG
- a CDS encoding Zn-dependent alcohol dehydrogenase, protein MRAAVLHEIGQEKLEVLDDVEAVGFGPGRVRIRVRATGLCHSDLSAMAGVLPQPAPFVPGHEGAGEILEVGEGVSHLKAGDRVVVCWLPACGACPACKRGQTELCLAGFMNAGTPNFRRPGGDVFGFAGTGTFTEEVVVDAGCAVPIPDDVPFDIAALIGCGVTTGLGAALNTADVEAGSSVAVIGCGGVGISAIQGARLKGAAEIVAVDPVASRREAALEFGATRAVSPDELADAKQQVTAGEGFDYVFEVVGKSATARTAYETTRRGGTLVVVGAGAMDDFLQLNMFELFFDEKRILPSMYGGGDVLRSYERTIALWRAGRVDLDRLITHRVPLSEINEALDQMRTGASLRTCIEI, encoded by the coding sequence ATGCGCGCAGCCGTACTGCACGAGATCGGCCAGGAAAAGCTCGAAGTCCTCGATGACGTCGAGGCGGTGGGCTTCGGGCCCGGCAGGGTACGGATCCGGGTCCGGGCCACCGGACTGTGCCACTCGGACCTGTCCGCCATGGCCGGGGTCCTCCCGCAGCCCGCGCCCTTCGTTCCCGGGCACGAAGGCGCGGGCGAGATCCTCGAAGTCGGGGAAGGAGTCAGCCACCTGAAGGCCGGCGACCGGGTCGTCGTCTGCTGGCTGCCCGCCTGCGGGGCCTGCCCCGCCTGCAAGCGCGGCCAGACCGAACTGTGCCTGGCCGGGTTCATGAACGCCGGCACCCCCAACTTCAGGCGCCCCGGCGGCGATGTGTTCGGCTTCGCGGGCACCGGCACCTTCACCGAGGAGGTCGTCGTCGACGCGGGCTGCGCGGTGCCGATACCCGACGACGTGCCCTTCGACATCGCGGCACTGATCGGCTGCGGGGTCACCACCGGACTCGGCGCCGCGCTCAACACCGCGGACGTGGAAGCCGGTTCGTCGGTCGCCGTCATCGGCTGCGGCGGCGTCGGCATCTCCGCCATCCAGGGGGCCCGTCTCAAGGGCGCCGCCGAGATCGTCGCCGTCGACCCGGTCGCCTCGCGCCGCGAGGCCGCCCTCGAGTTCGGCGCCACCCGGGCCGTCTCCCCGGACGAACTGGCCGACGCCAAACAGCAGGTGACCGCGGGCGAGGGCTTCGACTACGTCTTCGAGGTCGTCGGCAAGTCGGCGACCGCCAGGACGGCGTACGAGACCACCCGGCGCGGCGGCACCCTCGTCGTCGTCGGCGCGGGAGCCATGGACGACTTCCTCCAGCTCAACATGTTCGAGCTGTTCTTCGACGAGAAGCGCATCCTGCCGTCCATGTACGGCGGTGGGGACGTCCTGCGCTCCTACGAGCGGACCATCGCCCTGTGGCGGGCCGGCCGCGTCGATCTGGACCGTCTGATCACCCACCGCGTGCCGCTGAGCGAGATCAACGAGGCGCTCGACCAGATGCGCACGGGGGCCTCGCTCCGTACGTGCATCGAGATCTGA
- a CDS encoding MaoC/PaaZ C-terminal domain-containing protein translates to MPIDPAKALAAEPRTGEISWNSKDVQLYHLGIGAGSHPDKPSPATDPDELRYTLESRLHVLPSFATVAGSGSPGVISGLSMPGIDVDLAKVLHGGQALTIHRPLPVQGTATATNRIAAVYDKGKAAVLVMRTDVADTEGPLWTNDAQIFVRGEGGWGGDRGPSARLDPPAGEPDRTVRRPIREDQALLYRLSGDWNPLHADPEFAKVAGFERPILHGLCTYGMTLKAVVDTLLGGDVTRVRSYVTRFAGVVYPGETLRIRMWHTPRSTRVAVGAVMGVPPRERSRAWGRDDAPVLADTIVEHS, encoded by the coding sequence CTCGCCGCCGAGCCCCGGACCGGCGAGATCTCGTGGAACTCCAAGGACGTCCAGCTCTACCACCTCGGCATCGGGGCGGGCTCGCATCCTGACAAACCCAGCCCCGCCACCGATCCCGACGAACTGCGCTACACCCTCGAATCCCGGCTGCACGTCCTGCCGAGCTTCGCCACGGTGGCGGGCTCGGGCTCACCGGGAGTGATCAGCGGTCTGTCCATGCCCGGCATCGACGTCGATCTCGCCAAGGTCCTGCACGGCGGCCAGGCACTGACCATCCACCGTCCCCTCCCCGTCCAGGGCACCGCGACCGCCACGAACCGCATCGCCGCCGTGTACGACAAGGGCAAGGCGGCCGTCCTGGTCATGCGGACCGACGTCGCGGACACCGAGGGCCCGTTGTGGACCAACGACGCCCAGATCTTCGTACGCGGAGAGGGCGGCTGGGGTGGCGACCGAGGGCCCTCCGCTCGCCTGGACCCCCCGGCCGGCGAGCCCGACCGGACCGTGCGGCGGCCCATCCGCGAGGACCAGGCCCTGCTCTACCGCCTCTCCGGCGACTGGAACCCGCTGCACGCCGACCCGGAGTTCGCCAAGGTCGCCGGGTTCGAACGGCCCATCCTGCACGGGCTGTGCACCTACGGCATGACGCTGAAGGCGGTCGTCGACACGCTGCTCGGCGGGGACGTGACCCGGGTGCGGTCGTATGTCACCCGGTTCGCCGGGGTCGTGTACCCGGGGGAGACCCTGCGGATCCGTATGTGGCACACGCCGCGGTCCACCCGGGTCGCCGTCGGCGCGGTCATGGGGGTCCCCCCGCGCGAGCGAAGCCGAGCGTGGGGGAGGGACGACGCGCCCGTCCTCGCCGACACCATCGTCGAACACTCCTGA